The DNA segment CACAGTATACAACAAACAGATAATTGTGCGCTCTGTTTATTGTCAGAATTACCTTCTTTCGCCTCTGGTAGGTACTTTGCAAGTCGATATTTCTGCAAGTCATGAACATGTATGAATAAAATGGTGACGATGACTTCTGCAGTACAATCTAACATGTGAGAGAAATTACCTAACCAGAATTACCTGCAAATGACTCTTTACATGGTAGATAGTCAAACCTTCAACATTCATAAGCTTTAGCACACCCTTTGGAGTTGCCTCTGCATGAGAAAACACACACAGATGAATGAGATGAAAAATACATCCAGCGAtgatgaaagaaaacaaaatgctTACTCTCAGCACCATCAAGCTTGTTCACAGCTTCGACAAATCGCTCATGAAGCTCCAAGGTCCATCTTAATCTTGTTTTATTTGCAGCTGAAGCTGGGTTTATGGAGGGGGGTGTATGCAATTGGACTTTAGTGTGAGGTTTTGAAGGCTGATCTGTCTGGTTGTGGTTGGCAGACAATGGAAGAGATGAGACTTGTGGTGTCTCATATATGTCCTAAATAAAGAAACAGCGAGtcaaatatgaaacaaaattcTTTCCCAATTGGACATCCTTAGACTAGAACTTCCACAAAAGTATTGTCACATTTGtttgtcaagaaaaaaaaaacagcagTTTTTCATGTTTAGCCAAATTCTAGACCATCCCTCGTGTGTGCAGTTCCCGGACAAACTATTCAGATAGGCTTAATTTGAGTCCCTTTTCCTCATTAACATTGTTGGCCTGAAGTTGGAGGCTCAGCATTTAGGAAGAAATACCAAGAACTTTAATTAGAGGAGGCGACAAGATATTTAAAATCCCCCGGTGAATAAGAAAACGGAAAGAAATCAACAAAATACTTACATCCAAATGAGGGCTTTCCCCATTGTCAGTGATAGCTATGCCAAGTTGTTCAGACAAAATTTGCAATTCTATTTGCTCGTTAAGTGCTAAGCCACTACTCCCACAATTCTCTCCATGGATGCTACCATCTGAAACTTCTCCAGAGAGATTAAGGAAATCCTTCATCAAGTCATCTGTGTGTTCATCCTCACCACTTGTTGCACTTATATCTCCACTAAACTGCAGCGGAGAGTTAGAAGATTGAACAGCTGAATTCTGGTGCTTACATTTTGGAGGATGAGGAAGGAAGGGTAAGTTCTGAAGTTTTTGACATGACTCTGAACTAGTAGAAGATGAAGAGTAAAGGCTGGTACAAAATGTAGAAGAACGAGAAAACATGTGCTCTGGATATTGAGGATGAGATACATAAGAACAAGAACTTCCTGGTTCAGGCCCTGAGCTTGATTTCTTGGTATGCAAAGGAAGGTCCTTACTGAAGCTGGATGAATTGTGCAACACTGTCTCGACATAGGaggatcttgataatttttggcAGTCTTGTTCATTGTTAAACTGAACTGATAAAGGTGAAGAATGACAGAGATGCTTTGTTCCTTCGGGAGAATTATTTTGTTTAACTGTAATCAAACTGTGGCTGCTCATGGTATTTGACTAATAAAACATGGTACCCCCACACTAGCTGAACAAAAGAATAGACAGTCCTCTGAGATTCCAAACCTACAAAATGATCACCTTTATCAGCCAACTTAGCAAGAAGAAAAGATATTCTTTGAATTATTAAATTACATGAAGCACCAATGTATAAGAATCAGATGACATAGACTAAGAGGTGATAGTAGGAGCAGATGTCTGCATATCCAGCAACATTCTAATAATTAATAGCTAAAGTATGTCCATCCTTGCTGAAAAATTGCAGACATGTGTGCTCTTTCAAAATTAATGGTTGTGCACATTTGGTCTTCCCCAAGGCCAAGCATTGGTAAGTGTAGAGCTCATCTATATTTGGATGCTGTCCAATAGTACTTGTTATAGTACTTtagaaaaatcaaatatcatatgCTAtatatccatagaattcaaggttcgcaataccgtaccgtaccggtattttgacctgggctcggtatcggtacggtatggtataccgagcggtatacccaaGTGTACCGACTAGTAACAGATAGTCCGCGTATCGGCAACCGGTCgaaccggtacataccacccatgccgggcggtacagttcggtactgcagaccctgATAGAATTTAACTTCACTAAGTTATTAGTACAAGTCAAATTTGTTTCAGTAATTGAGTTGATCCTTTTTATTCTCACAAGAGAGTGGGAGGTAGTTTGGGATTATTAAAATGATCGGTTTTTCATTTAGATTTGTAATTGTTAAATGAAATTAAAACTTGACATGCTTCATCTTCAACTTATGATATGGTACTAAGCTCAACATTTTAGAGGGAGAAGCCACAACATATCTTAGTAGTTATAATCCCAATTATGTTTTTATCAATCCAACTGGAATCTTTCTACTCCCTTCAATGCAAATCCTCCTTATCAGTCTGATTCTAAATGAAGATGTCCATTTTCATCATCCCCCTTCAAGATGAGCATCCCTGTTTATCACTTGAAATCTTTCTTAGTTATACTTGGCCTAAAGCAAACAAAAATCTGATGTTGCTGCCTTGCATGCCAATACCAATACGTAATCTTTACTCGGTGCAACAGCATCACCAGTTTGGGTTGCTTCACAGTTTGCACAATCATTTTCTCATTCTAGTGACAGCTTCTTAACCCAAACCATCCTTTCTTCTTGCTAAACCCCTTGATCTTGATGGCTTATGAAAAAGACTATCCTAATGCCTTCTTGTAACAATATGTTATATATTATGTCAGCTTTACAAGGTCTGTCACAACATCATACCTTTCCTATACACTGGTGCTTCTTGACGAACATGTCACTCTGCTTCCAATTTTTTGTAGCCATTATCCCCATCCAAAGTGAAGCTCATCTAATTAATCCTCCAGATGCAAAACTCTCCAAATACAAGCCCATTAGCTATCAATCATGGACTTCAGAATAGATGAGAGATTCATGCGGGCTAATAGAACAGCACGCCATCCCAGTACAACAGACCCCAGTGATAATAGGTCTCGTAGTTCGCCAATATTCACTAATAGAAACGCCTCCAAAGTAGGCAACCTTGCATGGAATCAGTGATTACCAACTACCAAGACATCAAACCACCAACAAAACAAATTGAattcaaaaaaagagaaaaagatactcTTTTTTTCTCTCCTCATTTCAAGTGAAAGAAGGAATCACAATCTGGACGAGATCTACCATCTGCCACAGCAAAACAAAAAATTCGCAGAGAGAACAACGATGAGAAGCTTCTACTTACAAAAGGAGGGAGATCAAGATGTATCCAAGGAGTCCTCTCGCCAACTATGCGGCCAGCAACCCATAGGAGACTTTTATTTCCCTCCCTAACAATCGCTATTTATTCTCTATATTTAGCTACTGCTGCTGGCGCCACCGTCCCGCCTCCGCcttctccacctccacctcctccctcctccctcctcccttatCTGCGCCGCACGTGAATGACTGCAGCTTGAAATAGAACGCGAAAACACACGAAAACTCGATATTCCCAAAATGCCCTCTCTTCCAACAATGGCAACCGACATTTGAAATTATTTTAGTCCCATCACACACCCAATGTGACGTCTGTCACTTTTAGAATGACAATTataatgagatatatatatatatatatatatatatatatatccttgtacGTTTGAAAATAATATATCTATCATTATAATTCCTATATATATTAGTATAAAAAATAGGTTAATAATTTTTATCTATGATTACGATTAGTTTATTTACgtcaatatataaatataaaataaatatttttaggaACATAAagagttattaaaaaatattaatataaattagaATCTCAACAAGTTGCTATGTATTAAGATGATTGGAAGGGCTAATTTATAATTCTGCAATTGACAAGAGAATATGTGTAAAAAAGACTTAAAGTGAGACCTAATAAAGGAACTAATGGAGATGGTGATACCGAAAGAAAGTAATGGGACTCAAATCACAAACCCCACGGCCAATAAGAGCTGGATGATGACGCTGAGGTCGTTCTCCACCACCCGATTCGATGATCCTGGTGGGCCCTGCCCTGCTCTCCCcacacccccacccccaccctccCGGGCCACCGAAAAGGAGACGGAAGAAAGACGAAATCCATCAGCAACTTGTTCGCAGTCCCAGTGTGATGAAAGGAATGCACTGCATCTGTTTGGTAGTTTGCCTGTTCATGCTTTGAACTCAGAAAGGAACAGGCTAAGAAGAATAATGGAAGTCACTAGGCTACGATGGACGCTACCGTCAGAATCCCCATGGAGGACCGATGCTATCTTGGCATAAGGAGAGACCACCATCAGATGTTGTCGCTGAAGTAAACAAATCCCGTGTCCCCACATGCAGCTAAGGTGCTCGACGCGGAGCACCCGCATTCACCCTCCCCGTCGCTGTCCTCAAAAAGACCCGAGCCAGAAACAAGAGGGAACGAGTGAGGAAGAGACGCAAGTGGGAAGACATGATGAAGGCAAGGGCAGGGAAAGATACCAGCGCAGCTCCACCATGGCGACGAGTCACTCGTTTCGCTTCGCCGCGTCGCTTTTGGCCCCCGAAGCGTCACCAAAAGTCGTCattgctgcagcagcagcagcagcgaacgCCTTTTGGTCGCGTCTAAACGCTGCGCAGGTCTCCACCGGAATATGCCATCCCCTGTTCTTCGAAGATCCTCCTCCATTTGGCTCTTTCTCCACGCAAATGCTACAGAGATGTCATTTATACTACCTACGCACATTGCTGGAAGAATCCATCCAAAGAACCTTCCTCCCATATTTGTCTAAGGCCGAGCTGTGGGGGGTGGTGCTAGTTGGATTGGTCCAATCAGCAGTAAAAGAAATCCATAGGCCAGGAGGTTATTACATTAAACTTTTCTAGCATATCCATCCTCCATAGTTAGATCAATTAGCCAAGAAATATTAACTGTAATCTTAATCACCAACAGTCCATATACCTCGAATCATAGCATGTCCATTACAGTCTACAGGAGCGAacacaaggaaaaaaaatatatcccAAGAGTTTGAATAGTTGTTAAAACATGTAGATAAGCAGATAACAAAAAAAACTCGCCTCAAAGATTTACGAGGCACAGAGTTTGACATCCATGTTGATAAAGTATATTTTTGGGTCCGAAAAAtgctgatcaacaccccgtcaTAAGGGCCCGGCCAACCTcggcatcgacccgtggaccaagccatgctaactcatcagccacgatacatttgttcaccaacacatGTGAGACTAAGAAATGTTTATATTCTATCGTTGACAAGATCTTACAAGTTATATGGGTCATCCAGCAATGGTAGTCCGGTTACCTATCCCTCAGCTCTTGTTCAAACACCTCCAGTTTCTTGCGGATGGGAGCCAAAAACAATCTTAGATCATTGCATATCTTCATTTTATCGTCTGTGCTCAGATCCTTGTCTTCGCTGAGCCTTATTTGAATCTAGAAATAAAAAAGTTATATAAAGGCCAGCCCACGATTGTGCACcaacttgaatacaccaatatcctAAATATAAAACTGATTCTAAAATACATTATTACCAAATCATAACTCAAACAGTGTCATTGCATGTACCTGCAAGTCCTCGAGTTCACCAAATGAGAACTCTGGAATATCTAAGTGGCCTTTGATCTTCTTATTCTCCTTTTGGATCAACCAGTCTCCTGCTTCCATTCGCTCAGTGAGCACCAgatagaaaataaaaacaaaagaaagtCGGAGAGATACATCATCTAGCATCAACTCGATGGTATACCTTTGAATTTTATAGTCACCTCATAAGTGTAACCAACTCTCTTCTTGTTTCGCACAGTAACCAAAAATGCCTGCTCAATCACAAGACACCATATCAAAAAAGTCTGATAACTACCTTTAAGTTACTCGAGCAAATTTCACACTAAAGGTTAAAAATAGCACTTAAAGAAGTTCCAAGCAGCAGCTAGATAGATGGTTGATTCAATTTTTAGATTATTTCCACTGTCTGTTCTTTAAAAAGGCCACTTAGGATGGGAACATGccatttcttgaaaaaaaaagctGCATTTTGTGCAACCTAAACATCTAGCTTCCCCTCGTTTATTCTAGTTTACATCAAGCATTTCAACCTTTTGAAGCTGAACACTAGGTACATTTGCAAAGGATTATGTACTAGTCTTGCATGAACATCACAAGTGGAGACAAATATCTCATCTGGAAAGAAACTGAACTATGTAATAGCTTTTACTCAGTCTTACTGTATGCTAAATAGAAACTTCAACTATGTAATAGCTTTTATTCAGTCTTACTCTATACTAAATAGAACCAAGTGTGAACTTTAAAACGGTACTCTCCGTAGGTCAGACTCAAATAGTAATCAAAATATGAGAATTCTTGAATGTCTAGAAACATATCTCCCAGTAAAGAGTTCAAGTTTTAAGGTTATCAATGACAACAGAGGAATCAATTTTCAAGTGATCAAGATGTTGTATAAAATATGAAATCAACTATAATAATTTATACATGGTGATACAATATACTCACATCGCCTGAGCATTTAGTCACTTCCTCTATATAGGCTTTGCCACTGGAAAACTCCAATGAGCCTAAAGACTTAAGCAGCTCCTGCAgtacaatatattatttatatttaagatAGAAAAATGATAAAGTAGAATCAAGCAAAAGAAGAAAACATAGTACTAAAAGTCTTAACCAATGTTTATTGCTGAAGATACAATTGACCTAGGAAAAATGATATCAGACCTTTATTCTATTGCTTGCCCATGAATTAAGGTTTCTCTCCTCCCAAGTGCCAGCCTGCAAGACAGATGCAAGCCACTGAATCAGAGAGGATGCAGTAAAAGAAGTGCAAAATAAGTGACTACTCATCCAACTTAACTTAGCCAAATCTACCAGATCAGAAAAATCAAATGGATGAGGAATATTATGCTAGAACATATAAAGTAGATCTGAAGCCAGGGAGAAGATACAAAAAGATAACAAGGCGATGGCCAAATGGGATTTGAATTGATCCTCTTATCCAACCAAGCCAGCTGACATCTTCAAAAATAATCTGACAAGACTTGACATTTATATCATAGAGCATATATCATTTGGACAGTAGTTAAAAATTAAGATAATTCAAGTCTCAATCCAATTAGTGACTAGACTTAATTATATGTTTGTTTGTTACTAAACAGCAGTAAAACTCGAGAACGTGTCCAGAAATTTGGACTTAATTATCTTGAACCTACTATCTAAAGAATATTATGCTTCTGACGAACATAAAAATACACCAAAAGCATAAAGAAGATGAAAGCATCCaaagaaaaacttttgccgatattactgataaggcatattttgggtACAAGACATGTCATGGTCAATCCCACGCCACGCTACAACCAAGTCAGCAAGAGGAGCACCCCCACGCGCGTCGAGCCCTGTACCAAGACGTGCTTGATACGTCccatcccggaaagctcgggacaGCGTCGCATGGCGTCATTCCGCATGTCCCGGGACAGCGGccacacaaaggtaccatctcatcTCTCAAGGATCGGCCGCCACGCCAAGCTCACGTACGATCGACCCTCGTACcatagtataaaagcccctggtCGGCATTCGGCCGAGGGGAAGGCAAAAATAAATCAACCCATCACTGACTTGCTCGTGGGATGGACCAAAGAAGGCCAACGAAGGCCATCCTTGCAGGAAAGCGGCCACCCTCGAGCCATGAGCATTCCGACCTGGGAGTCGTCGACCAACATCCTGACGGTGAGCCGCCAACCGACGTCCAGGCCGAGAGACACTGATCAACATTCCGGCGCCAACACCTTGATATCGAGGGCTTGACCGACCTTGGCGACCAGCTCAAGAAGCGATGTAGGATGTCAGCAGAGGTTATAAGAGATGATGGACACAGAAAATCTTGAACCGACTATGTAAAGAATATCATGCTTCCGATGAGCATAAACATATAATGATTCCTCTCATTTTATTTGACGTCCTTAAACAGCAATTGGCGTGCCTCGGACCCTTAACAAATCCAAAATCACCATGGGCGAGCAAAATCGAGCCACCCCCAGATCCTGTAACAAAAACCATTTGGACCTCTGCAACTACATAAAGGCCCCCTTTTTCCCTTACTCGTTCGTCGAATGACACCGAATAAAGATGAGAGGAAAGCAACATGCCTGATTCCAGACGGATCCCAAGACAGCAGAGCGGGGCTGTTTCGAGAGGTCGTCAGCGGTGAGCTTTCGGGGGACGGGGCGCGGGGCGGCGTCCTCCGTCGCCTCACGCACCCAGTAGGTGTACGACGACTGCTTATCGGCCGCCCTGTCCTCCATGTGCGCGGCGAGTCCTGCCCCCTCTCCCAATTATCGCGGAAACGGATGGAGGTGAGAAAGAGATTAGGTTCCAGAAGGAAGATCGGAAAAGAAGAGTGAGAAGTCGCGCTTCGACGTtggaggaaggagagagagagggatttgAGCTCCAAGAAGCACGAGAGAGACGTCGTCCGACAAAGGCGTCGCTCGATCCGGAAGCCATTTATGCCGGTAGCGTAAGAGAAGGGCCGAAGCTTCCCACGTGCGATGGAAACCCATGATACCCAACGTGACTCGTCGAATCGGGTGATCAGAACCCATCCGTCTATTATGACCCGTTGAGTTTACGGGTCGGGTCGAACTCGGATCATATATGTATGCTCCGCGGATGGTATGGACGAGCACAACCCGAATCCGAGCTCAGATTCGACCCATTTTTACCCCCACTAACGGGTCGGGTCGGGTACAACTTATCAAATTTGCCCTGATCGAGTGTCAGTggctttttcttattatttattgatttatATTTGTTGACATTATATTGTTCAGTGTTTTTTCTTATTGAATTTTCACGTGATAGCCACGcatcttattttatttatttatttatttattgcttattttttctatgaattaaagtgtttttttttatttttgtggaTTTTGCTTATTCTTACTTTTTTTTTGGTGGAAGAGATTGTTGATTGAaacttttaatattattattttatattattttattaaaattaaattatatatagggTGAATTTTTGATTTTTCCTGTAGAAAAGATGGTCTAGAAATCTTTTTTCCTAAtatgtgatatatttttttgaaaaataaaaatagtgcATCACATTGAAgcactattcaaaatgatctgaaaattttaaaataagatttgAATACAACAAAGATGGACATATGTCATTGGTTTTTCATTTTAGGagattttttattcttattttttttaaattaacatctgaaaaatgttttattttttctattttctcctATCTTTTAGTTCTATCAAAATATAATGAATCGATGTAAAACTTTTTGACATTTGAGTTTCTAAATAGATCCACAATATAGTAAGAGAAGTTGATCCACAAAAATATTTTCCTAATATGTGATGCATTATTTtcgaagaaaatttaaaaatagtgCATTACATAGAAGCATTGTTTCAAATGATCTCAAATTTTTAGAAAAGCTTTCAATACAATATAGATGgatatttttgttttatattttaggatttttatatatttttaaaaaattatgtagCATCTGATcagtgttttatttttttatttctatcaaaATATAATGCAtctatgtaatatttttttttgatatttcagcttctaaataggtccacaatatatgaagaaaaattgttccaaaatttTTTCTAGTATGCAATGTACCATTCAGAattattcatttttttaataCAATATAGATGGACACATGTcactagttttttttattttaattattttgattttttttaattttttaaaatttggatAGTGTTTTAGTTTCttattttctcttaattttttctatctctatgaaaatataatacattcatataatatttttttctatctttatgaaaatataatacaaTGTCACTTAGTTGGTCAAACCATGCTAGTTGACCAACATGGTTAAAGGATAATGATTGCTTTCCTTGGTTTGGTAAAATAATATGCATCATCATACTATCTTGAGCCTTGACATGACAATGCCATCGAATCACAGTAGGCATTTCATATGTCCACATACATCCAATCCAATACAATTGACACAActcatgataataataataataataataattattattattattattatgaagtaTGCGCCACATTTTAATTGATCACAACTCACATTTGCGTTCAACAATCCCAATTTAATTATTAATCATTTAATAATAAttgattcatgattcacatcaaatCGATAATAGAATCATGGAGATCAACTTAAAGTACTCTAATGTCAATAAAATCTGTCATGATGGAGACGttatttatatatgaaaatatcTAATTGACACAATTACTATTAAATACAGAGGTCGGATCAAAAATAGCTTTCCTACGTGGCTTAGACTGTGTCACCCTAAGTGGTGGGTAGGATTTGCGGGTCTCGGATGCCGATTTGAGACATCCCATCGTTGGGTGTATAATGTGATGTTTGATTCACTTAAAGGTCAAATTTAATGTGTTCCGCGTGTCACGTGATTTTCACGTGACGTTACAGAATCGACGCTGCGTCGGATGGGTCCCACGTGTTGAAGCCAATCAGGAAACGGGTACAGCTGACGACGTAACTCGCTGCCGAAGAGAGCCCTAAGTGTGACGCGCGTGGCTTGAGTCGTGACTTAAACCGGAGAAGAGGCGTTTCACGAGGAAGAGACGGAAATGTGGATCGCTTCGCGCACGGTACGAACGAGGCCCCGATGTCTAACCCAGATGAGTCTGACCACTTATTTCTTCCCTCTCTGACCAAACTGTGTGCGGGTCCCACCCGAGTAAGAAACGAGCGGAAACCATGACCGGGACGGAACTCGCAGCAACTCCTCGTCTGGGGCCGTGGAAAACGGCAGTGGCATTATTGAAGTTAAACATAAAATATGCGGCATTTACTCCATCCAATTCCCATTCTACCCTGCTTTCGACATTAAAACCCCGTCGCTCCTCGCCGCGCGACCGCCGCGCATGGTGCCTTCGCCGCCCTCCTCGATCCCTTCTCGTTCCATTTAAAGCATCGGTCGGTCGGTGTCGGCTTCAAGCGATCCTTCGATTCCGGACAGGTCGGCGGGGGACAAAAGGCTTGCGCGATCTGTAAGCAATCGACTACCGTTTGGCTTTGAACTTATTTATACGCCTCGCGCACGGTCAGTAAATTTGGTTTTTGCTGTTCCCTGAGTTGAATCCAAGGAGGCAGCAATAAGTGGGTCGTCTTTGACAACGCAGAAGCTTGAGTttcctttcttcttgttgttcAATCCACTTCCCCTTTTTTGCCCTTTATACGGGCAAAGAAGAGATTCCAGGAGGACTGGCGAAGATTGGTATTCTTTGGCGAATTCTGTACTAGTATTTGTTTTTTCTTCCTTGACTCTTTCTTCCTTGCATGGGTGGTAATGGAGTCCGCTTTAACTTGTTAGAATAGGAGTGGGGCAAGAGAATCATTTAAAATAAGAAGATCGAAGCTTGGAGCTGAGCCCCAGGTAGATATAAAAAAGGAATCTTTTTTCTTGGAACTGAGCCCcatgtttttctctttcttttattcATTAGATTTGAGGTGGGAATTTGATCGGGAAACTAGAAGCCAGTGGATTATAATGTATTGGTCGGAAGTGGGGCGGTAAAAAGAAGGTACCAATGACTGACAGCCCTAATCACTCCGGGTGCTTTGTGTCAGAAATTATGTGCTTGTTTGGGGGAAAGAAAAGGTGCTCAGATGGATTTCGATGTACTTTTGCGGTGTATTGACTTATCACAATGCAGCTTTGGATGacagacaacaacaacaacaacaagctttGGATGACAGACCTTTTCTTTAAAATCTCGTCTGTGATGTGTGATGAGAGAAGTCCAAGATCTGTAGCTTACGACCTTGGTTTTGTGGGAGAAGAACCCCGTTGGATGGAGATCACGTCTTCTTGTAGCCTTATCTAGGCTTTGTCTCTTCTTTGTTAAAGGTTTGATCGTGTCGACTTGCTTGATATGTGAAGGGCTGACATATGATAGACCAGTCAAAGGTCTTTTTATGTCAGAAAAATAAAGTTCGTTAGATTTTTTTGGGGAGGAGTGAAAAGTCG comes from the Musa acuminata AAA Group cultivar baxijiao chromosome BXJ1-10, Cavendish_Baxijiao_AAA, whole genome shotgun sequence genome and includes:
- the LOC135585042 gene encoding protein PHOSPHATE STARVATION RESPONSE 3-like, whose amino-acid sequence is MSSHSLITVKQNNSPEGTKHLCHSSPLSVQFNNEQDCQKLSRSSYVETVLHNSSSFSKDLPLHTKKSSSGPEPGSSCSYVSHPQYPEHMFSRSSTFCTSLYSSSSTSSESCQKLQNLPFLPHPPKCKHQNSAVQSSNSPLQFSGDISATSGEDEHTDDLMKDFLNLSGEVSDGSIHGENCGSSGLALNEQIELQILSEQLGIAITDNGESPHLDDIYETPQVSSLPLSANHNQTDQPSKPHTKVQLHTPPSINPASAANKTRLRWTLELHERFVEAVNKLDGAEKATPKGVLKLMNVEGLTIYHVKSHLQKYRLAKYLPEAKEDKKASSREDKKSSSLVSNDGDLAKKRSIQVTEALRMQIEVQKQLHEQLEVQRALQLRIEENARYLQKILEEQQKANNSSSSTQRFSSEPPLELRSPFTEKADARVDSSPLNSVKQRGNESNDRESDSESVEDSKRMRLDVEHVRPS
- the LOC103969038 gene encoding uncharacterized protein LOC103969038 codes for the protein MEDRAADKQSSYTYWVREATEDAAPRPVPRKLTADDLSKQPRSAVLGSVWNQAGTWEERNLNSWASNRIKELLKSLGSLEFSSGKAYIEEVTKCSGDAFLVTVRNKKRVGYTYEVTIKFKGDWLIQKENKKIKGHLDIPEFSFGELEDLQIQIRLSEDKDLSTDDKMKICNDLRLFLAPIRKKLEVFEQELRDR